The following are from one region of the Bacteroidota bacterium genome:
- a CDS encoding pyridoxal phosphate-dependent aminotransferase, with product MKGTKRLQMLSESQTLALTKLVRQLQAEGKDVVGLTLGEPDFDTPDHIRAAAIAAINEGFTHYTPVAGIPALRQAIAAVYKPHGAEYAASNVVVSNGAKQSVVNVVMSLLDPEDEVIIPVPYWVSYIEIFKMAEAHVVEVQTTLESGYKMTAAQLEAAITPKTKMLLLNSPNNPTGGMYSREEAAALVAVLERYPEIILVSDEIYEHIWFEHPTVCFASFPSILDRLVIISGVSKGFAMTGWRIGYSISPKWIAELCEKYQGQITSGASSVSQRAALAAYTGPLDPTEKMRLKFKERRDFMGEKLNAIPHLRSYSPPGAFYFYPDLSYFLGRKTSKGEVIRDIDHLTEYLLLEGGVAVIPGTAFGTDCHVRISYAYAMDILEKGCERLANALNALQ from the coding sequence ATGAAAGGTACCAAGCGCCTCCAGATGCTGTCTGAATCGCAGACGCTCGCGCTCACAAAGCTCGTGCGACAGCTTCAAGCAGAAGGCAAAGACGTGGTAGGGCTCACTTTGGGCGAACCAGATTTTGATACGCCCGACCACATTCGCGCGGCAGCCATTGCGGCAATCAACGAAGGTTTCACGCACTATACGCCCGTGGCGGGCATTCCCGCCTTGCGTCAGGCGATTGCTGCAGTTTACAAGCCGCATGGCGCAGAATATGCAGCTTCCAACGTTGTCGTGAGCAACGGCGCCAAGCAATCCGTCGTCAATGTCGTGATGTCGTTGCTCGATCCCGAAGACGAAGTCATCATCCCGGTCCCCTATTGGGTTTCGTACATCGAAATCTTCAAAATGGCGGAGGCACATGTCGTCGAAGTCCAAACGACCCTGGAAAGCGGTTACAAAATGACCGCGGCGCAGTTGGAAGCTGCGATCACGCCCAAAACCAAAATGCTGCTGCTCAACAGCCCCAACAATCCTACCGGCGGAATGTACAGCCGGGAAGAAGCTGCGGCCTTGGTCGCTGTCCTGGAACGCTATCCTGAGATCATTCTCGTCTCCGACGAGATTTACGAGCATATCTGGTTTGAGCATCCCACCGTTTGCTTTGCCAGCTTTCCTTCGATTTTGGACAGGTTGGTCATCATCAGCGGTGTTTCCAAGGGTTTTGCGATGACGGGCTGGCGAATCGGTTATTCGATCAGTCCCAAATGGATTGCTGAACTCTGCGAAAAATACCAAGGTCAAATCACTTCGGGTGCGAGTTCTGTGTCGCAACGCGCCGCCTTGGCGGCCTATACCGGTCCATTGGACCCGACCGAGAAAATGCGCCTGAAATTCAAGGAACGTCGGGACTTCATGGGCGAAAAGCTCAATGCCATTCCGCATTTGCGTTCCTATTCGCCGCCCGGAGCGTTCTATTTTTACCCCGACTTGAGTTATTTTCTGGGTAGGAAGACTTCGAAAGGTGAAGTCATCCGCGACATCGATCATCTGACCGAATACCTCTTGCTCGAAGGCGGCGTTGCCGTGATTCCGGGAACGGCATTCGGAACGGATTGCCATGTGCGCATTTCCTACGCCTACGCCATGGACATCTTGGAAAAAGGCTGCGAGCGCCTCGCCAATGCCTTGAATGCTCTGCAATGA
- the rfaE1 gene encoding D-glycero-beta-D-manno-heptose-7-phosphate kinase, producing MIASADIATFEKALPGLKVLVIGDLMLDRYHFGRVTRISPEAPVPVVDVERTENRPGGAANVALNIRSLGAAVTLCGVIGNDDHGDLLIKSLAVQGLDASLVITTSDRPTTTKTRIIGNNQQILRVDHESREAIGKQLEEELIHSLGKRIQEFDAIILEDYDKGLLGPDLIEAVVQLANAAQVPVVVDPKYRNFLAYKGVTLFKPNLKELNEALNHRISKADLPGIQAAVMELREKMPHRQTLVTLSENGVLAIDENGLATHLPAHLRKIADVSGAGDTVIAVMALALAAGLPLKTASEIANLAGGLVCEEVGVVPIDLGTLLREMKN from the coding sequence ATGATCGCATCCGCCGACATCGCGACCTTTGAGAAAGCCCTTCCGGGACTCAAGGTGTTGGTGATCGGCGACCTGATGCTCGACCGCTACCACTTTGGAAGGGTCACGCGCATTTCCCCGGAGGCGCCTGTACCCGTGGTAGACGTGGAACGAACGGAAAACCGCCCCGGCGGGGCTGCAAACGTCGCATTGAACATCCGCAGTCTTGGCGCCGCCGTGACGCTCTGCGGCGTGATCGGCAACGACGACCATGGCGATCTATTGATCAAATCATTGGCGGTCCAAGGACTCGATGCAAGCTTGGTCATCACGACCAGCGACCGTCCGACAACCACGAAAACGCGCATCATCGGCAACAATCAGCAGATTTTGCGGGTGGACCATGAATCCAGGGAAGCAATTGGCAAGCAATTGGAGGAAGAATTGATCCATTCTCTCGGAAAACGCATCCAAGAATTTGACGCCATCATACTCGAGGACTACGACAAGGGCTTGCTCGGTCCCGATCTGATTGAAGCAGTCGTGCAATTGGCCAATGCCGCGCAAGTTCCGGTGGTCGTTGACCCGAAATATCGAAATTTCCTCGCTTACAAAGGTGTGACGCTCTTCAAACCCAACCTCAAGGAGCTGAACGAGGCCTTGAACCACCGCATTTCCAAAGCGGATTTGCCCGGCATTCAAGCAGCCGTGATGGAACTTCGGGAAAAGATGCCGCATCGACAGACGTTGGTGACCTTGAGTGAAAATGGGGTTTTGGCCATTGACGAAAACGGCTTGGCGACGCATCTGCCCGCACACCTACGCAAGATCGCTGACGTATCGGGCGCGGGCGACACCGTCATCGCTGTCATGGCCTTGGCCTTGGCAGCAGGATTACCCTTGAAAACAGCATCAGAAATCGCCAACCTCGCTGGCGGATTGGTTTGTGAGGAAGTCGGTGTCGTGCCGATTGATTTAGGGACCCTTTTGAGGGAAATGAAGAATTAG
- a CDS encoding methylenetetrahydrofolate reductase — MKVTEHLALAKNPLISVEIIPPKRGHSLQKLHEAIASIKPYNPPFIDVTSHSAEVIWEEMRDGTFKKRVKRKSPGTFGLCAAIKYKFEIDPVPHILCSGFTREETEDALIELNYLGIENVLAIRGDGKIKKNDRPDRSTNEYAVDLVAQLMRLNQGIYQDELIDAAHTDFCVGVSYYPEKHFEAPNLKFDMEILLQKQNAGASYGVSQMFFENSSYHSYVAESRKMGVNIPLIPGLKILTTKSQLTVIPSIFHVDLPEELTERMLKADTKEKQVEVGVDWAVKQTLELLESGVPCVHFYIMQNTQPFVTLMEKLKKKI; from the coding sequence AGTCACTGAACATCTCGCCCTCGCCAAAAATCCCTTGATCAGTGTGGAAATCATTCCACCCAAGCGTGGGCATAGCTTGCAGAAATTGCACGAGGCCATTGCAAGCATCAAACCTTACAATCCGCCGTTCATCGACGTTACGAGTCATTCTGCCGAGGTGATATGGGAGGAAATGCGTGACGGAACGTTCAAAAAGCGGGTCAAACGCAAGAGTCCGGGCACTTTTGGACTTTGTGCAGCGATCAAATACAAATTCGAGATCGATCCCGTACCCCATATCTTATGTTCAGGCTTCACGCGCGAGGAAACGGAGGACGCGCTGATCGAACTCAACTACTTGGGCATCGAAAACGTGCTTGCGATCCGTGGAGACGGCAAAATCAAGAAAAATGACCGTCCTGATCGTTCCACCAACGAGTATGCCGTGGACCTCGTCGCGCAGCTGATGCGCCTCAACCAGGGCATTTACCAAGACGAATTGATCGATGCGGCCCATACAGATTTCTGTGTCGGGGTATCTTATTATCCGGAAAAACACTTCGAAGCGCCCAATTTGAAGTTTGACATGGAAATCCTGCTCCAAAAGCAGAATGCCGGTGCAAGCTATGGTGTGTCCCAGATGTTTTTCGAAAACAGCAGCTACCACAGCTACGTTGCCGAAAGCCGGAAAATGGGCGTGAACATTCCGCTGATTCCTGGACTCAAAATTCTCACGACCAAGTCGCAGCTCACCGTGATTCCCAGCATTTTCCACGTGGACCTGCCCGAGGAACTCACCGAACGCATGCTCAAAGCCGATACCAAGGAAAAGCAGGTCGAAGTCGGCGTCGATTGGGCCGTCAAGCAGACACTTGAACTCCTCGAAAGCGGCGTGCCCTGCGTGCACTTCTACATCATGCAAAACACACAGCCGTTTGTGACGCTGATGGAGAAACTGAAGAAGAAGATCTGA